A section of the Paenibacillus odorifer genome encodes:
- the pnp gene encoding polyribonucleotide nucleotidyltransferase, with product MEKRVEMQLGGRRLVLETGRLAKQANAAVMVRYGDTSVLCTVTASKEPKDLDFFPLTVNYEERLYAVGKIPGGFIKREGRPSEKAILSSRLTDRPIRPLFPEGFRNDVQVLNMVMSVDQDCAPDIAAMIGTSAALSISDVPFDGPIGGVAVGRINGEFVINPDMSQQAISDVYVVVAGTKDAIMMVEAEANEVTEDVMLEAIMFGHDEIRKIVATIEELVKVAGKEKMAVKLHTVNADVNTEVRAFAEARLVEAVKIAEKHARQEAIDVVNDEAVAYFVEKYIEAPELLKDVKEVLHDIVKDEVRRLITHDKVRPDGRKLDEIRPIECDTSLLPRTHGSGLFTRGQTQILSVCTLGALGDVQILDGIDPTETKRFMHHYNFPPFSVGEARPLRAPGRREIGHGALGERALSKVIPSETEFPYTIRLVSEAIESNGSTSQASICASILAMMDAGVPIKAPVAGVAMGLIKDGEHVSILTDIQGMEDHLGDMDFKVAGTAEGVTAIQMDIKIAGIDRNILQDALQQAKEGRLFILDKMNEAISAPRPNLSKYAPKIIIININPDKIRDVIGAGGKIINKIIEETGVKIDIEQDGRVFIGSSDEEMIQKARSIIEGLVREVQVGEIYVGTVRRIEKFGAFVELIPGKDGLVHISQLSTERVAKVEDVVAVGDTITVKVTEIDQQGRVNLSRKAVLTSETGAKA from the coding sequence ATGGAAAAACGTGTAGAAATGCAGCTGGGTGGAAGACGCCTTGTGCTGGAAACGGGCCGCCTGGCTAAACAAGCAAATGCAGCTGTTATGGTGCGTTACGGGGATACTTCGGTATTATGTACCGTTACGGCTTCGAAAGAGCCTAAGGATCTGGATTTTTTCCCGCTTACAGTCAACTATGAGGAAAGATTATATGCGGTAGGTAAAATTCCTGGCGGATTTATTAAACGGGAAGGTAGACCGAGTGAGAAAGCGATTCTGTCAAGCCGTTTGACAGACCGTCCAATCAGACCACTGTTCCCTGAAGGATTTCGTAACGATGTTCAGGTATTGAACATGGTAATGAGTGTGGATCAGGACTGCGCACCAGATATTGCTGCTATGATCGGTACTTCAGCTGCACTTAGTATTTCCGATGTGCCTTTTGATGGACCAATCGGCGGCGTTGCTGTAGGTCGGATTAATGGAGAGTTTGTGATCAATCCGGATATGTCTCAGCAAGCAATCAGTGATGTTTATGTAGTGGTTGCTGGAACGAAGGATGCAATCATGATGGTTGAAGCAGAAGCGAACGAAGTGACGGAAGATGTGATGCTCGAAGCGATTATGTTCGGTCATGATGAAATCCGCAAGATCGTTGCAACCATTGAAGAACTGGTTAAAGTGGCTGGTAAAGAAAAAATGGCTGTGAAGCTGCATACAGTGAATGCTGACGTGAATACTGAGGTCCGTGCATTTGCTGAGGCTCGTCTGGTGGAAGCCGTTAAAATAGCTGAAAAACATGCGCGTCAGGAAGCGATTGATGTCGTTAATGATGAAGCGGTTGCGTATTTCGTAGAGAAGTACATAGAAGCACCGGAGCTTCTGAAAGATGTTAAAGAAGTCCTACATGATATCGTGAAGGATGAAGTAAGACGTCTAATCACACATGATAAGGTTCGTCCAGATGGACGTAAACTTGATGAAATCCGTCCGATTGAATGTGATACAAGTCTGTTACCGCGTACACACGGTTCCGGTCTGTTTACACGTGGACAAACACAAATCCTTAGCGTTTGTACCCTTGGAGCACTAGGTGATGTGCAAATTCTCGACGGAATCGATCCTACTGAAACGAAACGTTTCATGCACCATTACAACTTCCCGCCGTTCAGCGTAGGGGAAGCTCGTCCGCTTAGAGCACCAGGACGCCGTGAAATCGGTCATGGAGCACTTGGAGAACGTGCATTATCCAAGGTTATACCTAGTGAAACTGAATTCCCGTACACGATTCGTCTAGTATCAGAAGCGATTGAATCTAACGGTTCTACTTCCCAGGCAAGTATCTGTGCCAGCATTCTGGCTATGATGGACGCTGGTGTGCCAATCAAAGCACCGGTAGCCGGAGTAGCAATGGGTCTGATCAAAGACGGAGAGCATGTCTCCATCCTGACGGATATTCAAGGTATGGAAGATCATCTCGGAGATATGGACTTCAAGGTAGCTGGTACAGCAGAAGGTGTTACAGCTATTCAAATGGACATTAAAATTGCCGGTATCGACCGCAACATTCTTCAGGATGCACTTCAGCAGGCTAAAGAAGGCCGTCTGTTCATCTTGGACAAAATGAATGAAGCGATCTCTGCGCCAAGACCTAATCTGTCCAAATATGCTCCAAAAATCATTATTATCAACATCAATCCGGACAAAATCCGTGATGTTATCGGTGCTGGTGGTAAGATTATCAATAAAATTATTGAAGAAACCGGCGTAAAAATCGACATCGAACAAGATGGCCGTGTCTTTATCGGTTCTTCAGATGAAGAGATGATCCAAAAGGCACGTTCGATTATCGAAGGACTAGTGCGTGAAGTACAAGTCGGAGAAATCTATGTGGGTACAGTTAGACGTATTGAGAAATTCGGAGCATTTGTTGAACTAATTCCGGGTAAAGACGGATTGGTACACATTTCCCAATTGTCCACTGAGCGCGTAGCTAAGGTTGAAGATGTTGTAGCTGTCGGGGATACAATTACCGTTAAAGTTACGGAAATCGACCAACAAGGCCGGGTTAACCTGTCGCGTAAAGCGGTATTGACTTCGGAAACTGGAGCTAAAGCTTAA
- the rpsO gene encoding 30S ribosomal protein S15 has product MALTQERKHQLIDEHKTHESDTGSPEVQVAILTENIVNLTDHLRTHKKDHHSRRGLLKMVGQRRKLLAYLKNKDIRRYSALIERLGLRR; this is encoded by the coding sequence ATGGCATTAACTCAAGAACGTAAACATCAATTGATCGACGAGCACAAAACTCACGAATCCGATACTGGATCCCCTGAGGTGCAAGTTGCTATCCTAACGGAGAACATCGTTAATTTGACTGACCACTTGCGTACGCACAAGAAAGATCATCACTCCCGTCGCGGATTGTTGAAAATGGTTGGACAACGTCGTAAACTTCTGGCGTATTTGAAAAACAAAGACATCAGACGTTACAGCGCCCTGATCGAAAGACTGGGATTGCGTCGTTAA
- a CDS encoding bifunctional riboflavin kinase/FAD synthetase, whose translation MRTVTLTYPMSPETAAEWAQPQVAALGQFDGLHRGHASVITSAVALARKQGVPAAVLTFHPHPKDVMGKGDYEGYLTPPFEKQEILASMGVDILYVIEFNEQLSRVSPQNFVSVMLLPLHIVTAVVGFDFRFGYQGEGDVEMLRKLGEGVMNVEVAPPFLLEGEKVSSSGIRKSLQNGDLGLANSWFGRCYHLRGEVGHGEKRGRTIGFPTANLKLSDHFVIPTKGVYAVRVFYKDKVLYGVMNVGVKPTFHEGVLTPSFEVHLFDFEGDLYDQELKVELVSYIRPERKFDSIGALITQIGEDAETAKKILEYNL comes from the coding sequence GTGAGAACCGTAACGTTAACCTATCCGATGTCGCCGGAGACTGCTGCCGAATGGGCACAACCTCAAGTGGCTGCTCTAGGGCAGTTTGACGGCCTGCATCGTGGACATGCCAGTGTCATTACATCCGCTGTGGCCTTAGCCCGTAAACAAGGTGTGCCGGCTGCAGTCCTTACATTTCATCCTCATCCCAAAGATGTTATGGGTAAGGGGGATTATGAAGGGTACTTGACGCCACCCTTTGAAAAGCAAGAGATTCTTGCCAGCATGGGTGTAGATATCCTGTATGTTATTGAATTTAATGAGCAGCTTTCCCGGGTTAGTCCACAGAATTTTGTCTCTGTTATGCTTTTGCCGCTACATATTGTAACTGCAGTTGTTGGCTTTGACTTTCGCTTTGGCTACCAAGGTGAAGGCGATGTTGAGATGCTTCGTAAGCTGGGTGAAGGTGTTATGAATGTGGAAGTTGCTCCTCCTTTTCTGCTTGAAGGCGAAAAGGTTAGCAGCTCCGGCATTCGCAAAAGTCTCCAAAATGGAGATCTGGGACTGGCAAACTCCTGGTTCGGACGTTGCTATCATCTGCGTGGTGAAGTGGGGCATGGTGAGAAGAGAGGCCGCACAATTGGTTTTCCAACTGCCAATTTGAAGCTCAGTGATCATTTTGTCATTCCGACCAAAGGTGTATATGCGGTTCGAGTCTTTTATAAGGATAAAGTTCTGTACGGGGTTATGAATGTGGGCGTTAAACCAACCTTTCATGAGGGTGTGTTGACTCCGAGCTTTGAGGTACATCTGTTTGACTTCGAGGGTGACCTGTATGATCAAGAGCTTAAGGTAGAATTGGTATCTTACATTCGTCCAGAACGGAAGTTTGACTCCATTGGGGCATTGATTACTCAGATTGGCGAGGATGCAGAAACCGCGAAGAAGATTCTGGAGTATAATTTATAG
- the truB gene encoding tRNA pseudouridine(55) synthase TruB, which produces MSELEGVLAVYKPAGFTSHDVVAKARRILGMKRIGHTGTLDPQVTGVLPLCLGRATRVVEYIQELPKEYVATLRLGMSSDTEDLTGTITESVDEVHVSEEEILAVLASFKGVISQVPPMYSAVKVDGKRLYELAREGKTVERKSREVEIYEIEMTDMTWEGNHPDITFRVLCSKGTYIRTLCVDIGRALGLPGVMVKLERTMSAGISASHCLSLEDIAAHKEAGTLEDHLIAADEAISHLPKHTVMDEKKKAALQGQRLSSRFIAPEVKTAGQIRLYDLQGLFLGIYELEETGAIAPVKVFAQA; this is translated from the coding sequence ATGAGTGAATTAGAAGGTGTTCTGGCGGTTTATAAACCGGCAGGCTTCACTTCACATGATGTTGTAGCCAAGGCACGCCGTATTCTCGGCATGAAACGGATTGGTCATACGGGGACACTAGATCCCCAAGTGACTGGTGTATTGCCGCTTTGTCTGGGACGTGCGACTCGCGTTGTGGAGTATATTCAGGAGCTGCCCAAAGAATATGTGGCAACACTGAGACTGGGGATGTCCAGTGATACTGAAGACTTAACTGGAACCATTACGGAAAGTGTAGATGAGGTTCATGTATCTGAGGAAGAGATTCTTGCAGTGCTTGCCTCTTTCAAAGGTGTAATTTCTCAGGTTCCTCCCATGTACTCTGCGGTGAAAGTGGATGGCAAACGTCTTTATGAATTGGCTAGAGAAGGCAAGACCGTTGAACGAAAAAGTCGTGAAGTAGAGATTTATGAAATCGAAATGACGGATATGACTTGGGAAGGTAATCATCCCGACATCACTTTCCGGGTATTATGCTCCAAAGGCACGTATATTCGAACACTTTGTGTTGATATCGGTCGTGCGCTTGGACTGCCGGGTGTAATGGTGAAGCTGGAGAGAACAATGTCGGCAGGAATTTCTGCCAGCCATTGTTTATCCCTTGAGGATATTGCCGCGCACAAGGAAGCCGGAACATTAGAAGATCATTTAATCGCTGCTGATGAGGCAATTTCGCATTTGCCTAAGCATACCGTTATGGATGAGAAGAAGAAGGCAGCACTGCAGGGTCAACGTTTGTCTTCGCGGTTCATTGCTCCAGAAGTGAAGACAGCAGGTCAAATTCGGCTATACGATCTTCAGGGATTGTTTCTTGGCATTTATGAGCTGGAAGAGACAGGTGCTATTGCCCCAGTAAAAGTGTTTGCACAAGCTTAA
- a CDS encoding DHH family phosphoesterase, whose translation MQSYEQSLQQTREFLLEHDDYLVVSHVQPDGDAVSSTLAVGWLLSCLGKKYTMLNEGPIPKRMEYLWHSDEIINMASSEPPRQYSNVICVDCADFQRVGLTNRYFANEALILNIDHHPTNNGYGFVNLIKPDAAATAEILFDLLKTFEIEWDIDIATAIYTGLLTDTGGFRYTNTSPKVMAAVSELLSLGVNGPELAETLLEEMTLPQVKILNKALNTLELSPEGDIAWLYVTPEHMIECAAANEDLEGIVNYPRNIRGVEVGILFKVIHEHAVKVSLRSAGKVDVAALAQTFGGGGHTRAAGARIEATLEEAITQVLEEVRRHL comes from the coding sequence ATGCAGAGCTATGAACAAAGTCTCCAGCAGACCCGTGAGTTTCTGCTGGAACACGACGATTACCTTGTAGTGTCGCATGTTCAGCCGGACGGAGATGCAGTCAGCTCCACCCTTGCGGTGGGCTGGCTTCTCTCATGTCTGGGCAAAAAATACACTATGCTGAATGAAGGACCGATCCCGAAGCGAATGGAATACCTATGGCATTCGGATGAAATCATCAATATGGCCTCTAGTGAACCGCCCCGTCAATACAGCAACGTCATCTGTGTGGATTGTGCGGATTTTCAGCGAGTAGGGCTGACAAACCGCTATTTTGCGAATGAGGCTCTTATCCTGAACATTGATCACCATCCAACAAATAACGGTTATGGATTCGTTAATTTAATCAAACCGGATGCAGCTGCGACAGCGGAAATATTGTTCGACCTGCTGAAGACATTCGAGATCGAATGGGATATTGATATCGCCACAGCTATATATACGGGTCTGTTAACAGATACCGGTGGTTTTCGTTATACCAACACATCACCAAAAGTAATGGCAGCTGTATCTGAGCTATTATCCCTTGGAGTTAACGGTCCTGAACTCGCTGAGACATTGCTTGAAGAAATGACGCTGCCACAGGTTAAAATATTAAATAAAGCCTTAAATACGCTGGAATTATCTCCTGAAGGGGATATTGCCTGGCTATATGTTACACCCGAGCATATGATCGAATGTGCTGCTGCTAATGAAGATTTGGAAGGAATCGTAAACTACCCTCGTAATATACGGGGCGTGGAAGTAGGCATTCTTTTTAAAGTTATTCATGAACATGCGGTCAAGGTTAGCCTACGTTCTGCCGGTAAAGTAGACGTGGCTGCATTGGCGCAAACGTTTGGCGGCGGCGGTCATACCCGTGCTGCAGGTGCGCGTATAGAAGCTACGCTTGAAGAGGCAATAACTCAGGTGCTTGAGGAGGTAAGACGTCATTTATGA
- the rbfA gene encoding 30S ribosome-binding factor RbfA, with translation MSKIRAGRVGEQIKKELSQLIQSGLKDPRIGFVTVTGVDVTNDLSQAKVYLSVFGDEEQKADSLKAIEKANGFLRSELGKAIRLRHTPELIFKIDESVAYGSHIEKLLGELHKND, from the coding sequence ATGTCTAAAATTAGAGCAGGACGAGTGGGCGAGCAGATCAAGAAAGAGCTTAGTCAACTTATCCAAAGCGGTCTGAAAGACCCTCGAATCGGTTTTGTAACTGTAACTGGCGTAGATGTGACTAACGATCTATCGCAAGCCAAGGTATACTTAAGCGTGTTCGGGGATGAAGAGCAGAAGGCAGACTCGCTTAAAGCGATTGAGAAAGCCAATGGTTTTCTTCGCTCAGAGCTTGGCAAGGCCATTCGCCTTCGGCATACACCGGAGCTGATCTTCAAGATCGACGAATCTGTCGCTTATGGCAGTCATATTGAGAAGCTTCTTGGAGAGCTTCATAAGAACGATTAG
- the infB gene encoding translation initiation factor IF-2 yields MTKEENKDKLRVYEYAKSLNMSSKEIITILKRLNVPVNNHMSVMENGSVNKVEQFFKDIKSNAAAKRDTGTSSRPVTTGAVTAEPQSAQNANKNQQEKQVGMNSNQNNNQSTTSPRPQSGQDSRRTQTGSTQNARPQQSGAPRTNSTSSTSSSRPQSSTTGGNRPQGSNTGGSRPQGSNTGGNRPQGSNTSGSRPQGSNTGGSRPQGSNTGGSRPQGSNTSGSRPQGQNSAPRTDSRPQGQSGTGGGFTRGDDRGPKKNTTGGRPNNNQRRFDDGKGGNYRGRGGKNGRGKNQPMVHREKIDNTPKKIIVRGSMTVGETAKLLHKDASEVIKKLISMGVMATINQELDIDTILLLAAEFGVEVEVKIPVDEDSFETVEENDNEEDLQTRPPVVTIMGHVDHGKTTLLDAIRSTNVTLGEAGGITQHIGAYQVEINQKKITFLDTPGHEAFTAMRARGAQVTDMTIIVVAADDGVMPQTVEAIAHAKAAGLPIIVAVNKIDKPGADPDKVKQELTSYELVPEEWGGDTIFVNLSAKQRINLEELLEMILLVAEVNEYKANPDKRARGTVIEAELDKSRGPVARILVQNGTLKVGDAFVAGNCFGRVRAMVNDKGRKIKEAGPSTPVEITGLTEVPQAGDPFMAFEDERKARAIADRRSTSQRQSELNTNTRVTLDDLFQHIKDGEIKDLNVIIKADVQGSVEALKGSLAKIEVEGVRVKIIHSGAGAITESDITLAAASNAIVIGFNVRPDAQTKAAAEQEKVDVRLHNIIYNVIEEIESAMKGMLDPIYKENVIGHAEVRSVFKISKVGTIAGCMVTSGKITRNAEMRLIRSGIVVFTGKVDTLKRFKDDAKEVAQGYECGITLERYNDVQEGDIIEAFLMETVER; encoded by the coding sequence TTGACTAAAGAAGAGAACAAAGATAAATTGCGCGTGTACGAATACGCAAAGTCACTAAACATGAGCAGTAAAGAAATTATTACTATTCTGAAGCGTTTGAATGTCCCCGTGAATAATCATATGAGTGTCATGGAGAATGGATCCGTGAACAAAGTTGAACAGTTCTTTAAGGATATCAAATCAAACGCTGCAGCCAAGCGGGATACCGGCACCAGCAGCCGGCCGGTAACAACCGGTGCGGTAACAGCCGAACCTCAAAGTGCTCAGAATGCCAACAAAAATCAACAGGAAAAGCAGGTAGGTATGAACAGTAACCAAAACAACAACCAATCGACGACGTCCCCAAGGCCCCAAAGCGGACAAGATTCCCGCAGAACACAAACAGGTTCAACGCAGAATGCACGTCCGCAACAAAGCGGTGCTCCACGTACTAACAGTACTAGCAGTACTAGTAGCAGCCGCCCGCAAAGCAGCACTACCGGCGGCAATCGCCCACAAGGTAGCAATACCGGTGGCAGCCGTCCGCAAGGCAGTAATACTGGCGGCAACCGACCACAAGGAAGCAACACAAGTGGCAGCCGTCCGCAAGGCAGCAATACTGGTGGTAGCCGCCCACAAGGCAGCAACACTGGTGGAAGCCGTCCACAAGGAAGCAACACAAGTGGCAGCCGTCCGCAAGGACAAAACAGTGCACCACGCACTGACAGCCGTCCACAAGGTCAATCTGGCACAGGCGGAGGTTTCACACGCGGTGATGACAGAGGTCCTAAAAAGAACACAACTGGTGGCAGACCGAATAATAATCAAAGACGTTTTGATGATGGTAAAGGTGGTAACTACCGCGGTCGTGGTGGTAAGAATGGTCGTGGCAAGAACCAACCAATGGTACACCGCGAGAAGATCGATAACACACCTAAGAAAATCATCGTTCGTGGCAGCATGACCGTTGGTGAAACAGCGAAATTGCTTCACAAGGATGCTTCTGAAGTAATCAAAAAGCTGATTTCAATGGGTGTTATGGCTACCATCAACCAAGAACTTGATATCGACACCATTTTGCTACTCGCTGCTGAATTTGGCGTAGAAGTAGAAGTGAAGATTCCTGTTGATGAGGACAGCTTCGAAACAGTGGAAGAGAATGACAATGAAGAGGATCTTCAGACTCGTCCTCCAGTAGTTACTATTATGGGTCACGTTGACCATGGTAAAACTACACTGCTTGATGCTATTCGTTCGACAAATGTGACTCTAGGCGAAGCCGGCGGAATCACTCAGCACATCGGTGCTTATCAAGTCGAAATTAATCAAAAGAAAATCACGTTCCTTGATACACCTGGTCACGAAGCATTTACTGCTATGCGTGCTCGTGGTGCACAGGTTACGGATATGACAATTATCGTAGTTGCTGCTGATGACGGTGTTATGCCTCAGACCGTTGAAGCTATTGCACACGCTAAGGCTGCTGGACTTCCGATTATTGTCGCTGTTAATAAAATCGACAAGCCGGGCGCAGATCCTGATAAGGTGAAGCAAGAGCTTACAAGTTATGAACTTGTTCCTGAAGAGTGGGGTGGAGATACCATCTTCGTTAACCTCTCTGCGAAACAACGTATTAACTTGGAAGAACTGCTGGAAATGATCCTGCTCGTAGCTGAAGTTAATGAGTACAAAGCGAACCCTGACAAACGGGCACGCGGTACTGTTATAGAAGCTGAGCTTGATAAATCCCGTGGACCAGTTGCTCGTATACTCGTTCAGAACGGTACGTTGAAAGTCGGCGATGCCTTTGTAGCAGGTAACTGCTTCGGACGTGTACGTGCGATGGTCAATGATAAAGGTCGTAAGATTAAAGAAGCTGGACCATCTACTCCAGTAGAAATTACTGGTTTGACTGAGGTGCCACAAGCTGGCGATCCGTTTATGGCATTCGAAGACGAGCGTAAAGCCCGTGCGATTGCTGATAGACGTTCCACTTCCCAACGTCAATCTGAGCTGAATACGAACACCCGTGTAACTTTGGATGATCTGTTCCAGCACATTAAAGATGGCGAGATCAAAGACCTTAACGTGATTATCAAAGCTGACGTACAAGGTTCAGTCGAGGCGCTTAAAGGATCCTTGGCTAAGATCGAAGTGGAAGGCGTACGCGTGAAGATCATTCACAGCGGTGCTGGTGCGATTACTGAATCCGATATTACGCTTGCAGCAGCATCTAATGCTATCGTTATCGGCTTTAACGTTCGTCCAGACGCACAGACCAAAGCAGCTGCTGAGCAAGAAAAAGTAGATGTTCGTCTGCACAACATTATCTACAACGTAATTGAAGAAATCGAAAGTGCCATGAAAGGTATGCTCGATCCTATCTATAAAGAGAATGTTATCGGTCACGCTGAAGTTCGCAGCGTGTTCAAAATCAGCAAAGTGGGTACCATTGCAGGATGTATGGTTACTTCTGGTAAAATTACCCGTAATGCTGAAATGCGCTTGATCCGTAGCGGAATCGTAGTGTTCACAGGTAAGGTTGATACTTTGAAACGTTTCAAAGATGATGCCAAAGAAGTGGCGCAAGGTTATGAATGTGGCATAACTTTGGAACGCTATAATGACGTCCAAGAGGGCGACATTATCGAAGCGTTTCTTATGGAAACTGTAGAGCGCTAA
- a CDS encoding L7Ae/L30e/S12e/Gadd45 family ribosomal protein, whose translation MRAGKIVTGDEAVLKAVRSSEAKLVVLAGDASDNTQKKFRDKCGTYDIPLVIAFHRDELGASIGKDQRVVLAITDKGFAEMISKQLGDTVGGGFID comes from the coding sequence ATGAGAGCAGGCAAGATAGTCACCGGTGACGAGGCTGTACTCAAAGCTGTACGGTCTTCAGAGGCGAAGCTGGTCGTTCTGGCAGGTGACGCTTCAGATAATACCCAAAAAAAGTTCCGTGATAAATGCGGAACTTACGATATTCCACTAGTAATCGCATTTCACCGGGATGAACTCGGTGCAAGTATTGGTAAAGACCAGCGTGTAGTACTGGCCATTACGGATAAAGGATTCGCGGAAATGATCTCCAAGCAACTCGGAGATACTGTCGGAGGTGGATTTATTGACTAA
- the rnpM gene encoding RNase P modulator RnpM has protein sequence MKQKKVPLRKCVATQEMMPKKELIRVVRTPEGEVLIDLTGKKSGRGAYICGKLECFQLAQKNKALDRALKCQVSPEIYAQLAREFTSVEEQFLAAKDSEDNE, from the coding sequence ATGAAACAAAAAAAGGTGCCGCTGCGTAAATGCGTTGCTACCCAAGAGATGATGCCTAAAAAAGAGCTGATTCGTGTGGTAAGAACGCCTGAAGGTGAAGTGCTGATTGATCTGACGGGTAAGAAGTCAGGCCGTGGTGCTTACATATGCGGCAAGCTTGAATGCTTTCAGCTGGCACAAAAGAACAAAGCACTTGACCGTGCATTGAAATGTCAAGTGAGTCCTGAAATCTACGCCCAGCTAGCCCGGGAGTTTACATCCGTGGAAGAGCAGTTCCTAGCAGCAAAGGATAGTGAGGATAATGAGTAA
- the nusA gene encoding transcription termination factor NusA, protein MSMEFIEAMNELERERGISKDVLFEAIEAALISSYKRNFNAAQNVRVDMNRNTGVIKVFARKLIVEEVLDTRTEISLPAAREINPHFQLEDIAELEVTPRDFGRIAAQTAKQVVTQRIREAERGLIYNAFIDKEDDIVTGLVQRQDMRNIYIDLGKIEAVLPLSELMPGEKFKQSERIKAYITKVENTTKGPQIMLSRSHPGLLKRLFELEVPEIFDGVVEIRSVAREAGFRSKIAVYSRNPEVDPVGSCVGPRGTRVQTIVTELRGEKIDIVRYSDLVQEYVANALSPSKVLEVQVFEAEKMARVIVPDYQLSLAIGIKGQNARLAAKLTGWKIDIKSETQAEQEYGRPKSSIDEMHQDSVSID, encoded by the coding sequence ATGAGTATGGAGTTTATTGAAGCAATGAATGAGCTGGAGAGGGAGAGAGGCATCAGTAAAGATGTGCTGTTTGAAGCGATTGAAGCGGCGCTGATCTCTAGTTATAAACGTAATTTCAATGCAGCACAGAACGTGCGTGTTGACATGAATCGCAATACAGGTGTCATTAAAGTGTTTGCCCGCAAGTTAATTGTTGAGGAGGTCCTGGATACAAGGACTGAAATCTCATTGCCGGCAGCCAGAGAAATTAACCCGCATTTCCAGCTGGAAGATATCGCTGAGCTTGAAGTGACACCGCGTGATTTTGGACGTATTGCCGCACAGACTGCTAAGCAGGTTGTAACTCAACGGATTCGCGAAGCAGAGCGTGGACTTATCTATAATGCTTTTATCGACAAAGAAGATGATATCGTTACTGGACTAGTTCAACGTCAAGATATGCGGAACATTTACATTGATCTTGGTAAAATCGAAGCGGTTCTTCCGCTTAGCGAATTGATGCCAGGTGAAAAGTTCAAACAAAGCGAACGCATCAAGGCTTATATCACAAAAGTTGAGAATACAACAAAAGGTCCGCAGATTATGCTCTCCCGCAGTCATCCTGGATTACTGAAGCGTCTGTTCGAGCTTGAAGTTCCTGAAATATTTGACGGTGTAGTTGAGATTCGTTCTGTAGCTCGTGAAGCTGGCTTCCGCTCGAAGATTGCTGTGTATTCCCGCAATCCAGAAGTAGATCCCGTTGGTTCTTGCGTAGGTCCAAGAGGCACACGCGTTCAGACCATCGTTACTGAGCTTCGCGGTGAGAAGATCGATATCGTCCGTTATTCTGATCTGGTGCAGGAATATGTTGCGAATGCACTAAGCCCTTCCAAGGTTCTTGAAGTTCAAGTCTTTGAAGCGGAGAAGATGGCGAGAGTTATCGTTCCTGACTATCAATTATCACTGGCTATCGGTATTAAAGGGCAAAATGCACGTCTTGCCGCTAAACTTACCGGCTGGAAAATTGATATCAAGAGTGAAACTCAAGCGGAGCAGGAATACGGCAGACCGAAATCTTCTATTGATGAAATGCATCAGGATTCCGTCTCCATAGATTAA
- the rimP gene encoding ribosome maturation factor RimP produces the protein MSTPKSKIKQTVEQMLGPYLDDNGFELVDVEYVKEGSNWFLRIFVDKEGGIDIDDCGIISEYFSQKLDENDPIPEAYFLEVSSPGAERPLKKAADVAKAVGKDVYVTVYEPIQGLKEFEGRLLSFENEELLISAGKKEHAVPYAKVASARLAIIF, from the coding sequence TTGAGCACACCCAAATCTAAAATTAAACAAACGGTAGAGCAGATGCTCGGGCCCTATCTCGACGACAATGGTTTCGAACTGGTGGACGTTGAATACGTGAAGGAAGGCTCCAATTGGTTTCTGCGTATATTCGTAGATAAAGAAGGCGGCATTGATATTGATGACTGCGGGATCATTAGCGAATATTTCAGTCAGAAGTTAGATGAGAATGATCCTATTCCTGAGGCATATTTCCTTGAGGTTTCCTCGCCGGGAGCAGAGCGTCCTCTCAAAAAAGCTGCGGATGTAGCTAAAGCGGTAGGTAAGGACGTGTATGTGACTGTTTATGAGCCGATTCAAGGACTCAAAGAATTTGAAGGTCGTTTGCTCTCGTTCGAGAACGAGGAACTGCTCATCTCCGCGGGCAAAAAAGAACATGCAGTACCGTACGCCAAGGTCGCAAGTGCGAGATTGGCCATTATTTTTTAA